The following proteins are encoded in a genomic region of Roseisolibacter agri:
- the ribH gene encoding 6,7-dimethyl-8-ribityllumazine synthase, with protein sequence MPEFVGTPSGEGRRFAVVASRFNETITQKLAEGAVDAFTRHGAAFDDVDVIWVPGAWELPAAVRHVLASGRYDAAVAIGAVVRGETPHFDIVAGEAARGVADAGAEYDVPVTLGLLTTDDMAQAEARAGGAHGNKGWDAAMAAMEMADLFAMLDSAAEAEGELAGGDEDAG encoded by the coding sequence ATGCCCGAGTTCGTCGGCACCCCCAGCGGCGAAGGCCGCCGCTTCGCGGTGGTCGCCAGCCGCTTCAACGAGACCATCACGCAGAAGCTCGCCGAAGGCGCGGTGGACGCGTTCACGCGCCACGGCGCCGCCTTCGACGACGTCGACGTGATCTGGGTGCCCGGCGCGTGGGAGCTGCCGGCCGCGGTGCGCCACGTGCTCGCGAGCGGCCGCTACGACGCCGCCGTCGCGATCGGCGCGGTGGTCCGCGGCGAGACGCCGCACTTCGACATCGTCGCCGGAGAGGCAGCGCGCGGCGTGGCCGACGCGGGCGCGGAGTACGACGTCCCGGTCACGCTCGGCCTGCTCACGACGGACGACATGGCGCAGGCCGAGGCGCGCGCGGGTGGCGCGCACGGCAACAAGGGATGGGACGCGGCGATGGCGGCGATGGAGATGGCCGACCTGTTCGCGATGCTCGACTCCGCGGCCGAGGCCGAGGGCGAGCTGGCCGGCGGCGACGAGGACGCGGGCTGA
- a CDS encoding bifunctional 3,4-dihydroxy-2-butanone-4-phosphate synthase/GTP cyclohydrolase II: MPFGTIEQAIDDIRAGKFVVVADDEDRENEGDLICAAEHVTPEMVNFLLGAKGMICLALTTERCAQLDLPLMSENNTEAMRTAFTVSIDAAPRFGVTTGISAADRAATIRVAVDPDSGPRDLVRPGHIHPLRARDGGVLTRVGHTEAAVDLARLAGCAPAGVICEILNEDGTTARRPQLEAFAEKHGLTFVTVAQLVAHRLKTERLVHRVAEARLPTDQGEWRIIGYRNQVDEHEHVALVHGDLGDGEGVLVRMHSKCLTGDVFHSQRCDCGWQLHRAMELITEAGRGVIVYLDQEGRGIGLLNKIKAYELQDRGADTVEANERLGFKPDLRNYGIGSQILLDLGLKSIRVMTNNPRKLVGVEGYGLELQESVRLQAPTNEENASYLATKRAKLGHLLAS, from the coding sequence ATGCCATTCGGCACCATCGAGCAGGCCATCGACGACATCCGCGCCGGGAAGTTCGTCGTGGTGGCCGACGACGAGGATCGCGAGAACGAGGGGGACCTCATCTGCGCGGCGGAGCACGTCACGCCGGAGATGGTCAACTTCCTCCTCGGCGCGAAGGGCATGATCTGCCTCGCGCTCACGACGGAGCGCTGCGCGCAGCTCGACCTGCCGCTGATGAGCGAGAACAACACCGAGGCGATGCGCACCGCGTTCACGGTGAGCATCGACGCGGCGCCGCGCTTCGGCGTGACGACCGGCATCAGCGCCGCCGATCGCGCGGCGACGATCCGCGTCGCGGTCGACCCGGACAGCGGGCCGCGCGACCTCGTGCGCCCGGGCCACATCCACCCGCTCCGCGCGCGCGACGGCGGCGTGCTGACGCGCGTCGGACACACGGAGGCCGCGGTCGATCTCGCGCGGCTCGCGGGCTGCGCGCCGGCCGGCGTGATCTGCGAGATCCTCAACGAGGACGGCACCACCGCGCGCCGCCCGCAGCTGGAAGCGTTCGCGGAGAAGCACGGGCTGACGTTCGTGACCGTCGCGCAGCTCGTCGCGCACCGGCTCAAGACGGAGCGCTTGGTGCATCGCGTCGCCGAGGCGCGGCTGCCCACCGATCAGGGCGAGTGGCGCATCATCGGCTACCGCAACCAGGTGGACGAGCACGAGCACGTGGCGCTCGTGCACGGCGACCTGGGCGACGGCGAGGGCGTGCTGGTGCGCATGCACTCGAAGTGCCTCACGGGCGACGTCTTCCACTCGCAGCGCTGCGACTGCGGCTGGCAGCTGCACCGCGCGATGGAGCTGATCACCGAGGCGGGGCGCGGCGTGATCGTCTACCTCGACCAGGAAGGGCGGGGCATCGGCCTGCTGAACAAGATCAAGGCGTACGAGCTGCAGGACCGCGGCGCCGACACGGTCGAGGCCAACGAGCGCCTCGGCTTCAAGCCGGACCTGCGCAACTACGGCATCGGCTCGCAGATCCTGCTCGACCTGGGGCTCAAGTCCATCCGCGTGATGACGAACAACCCGCGGAAGCTGGTGGGCGTCGAGGGCTACGGGCTGGAGCTGCAGGAGAGCGTGCGCCTGCAGGCGCCGACGAACGAGGAGAACGCCAGCTATCTCGCGACCAAGCGCGCCAAGCTTGGACACCTGCTGGCGTCGTGA
- the nusB gene encoding transcription antitermination factor NusB — protein sequence MARIESRARGRALQALYAWDVRGQEGLERVATTVWDDLAIGPEERKFASQIVGVVMRQGADIDAALTEVTANWRLERLGAIERCVLRLAAAELIRGETPPKVVIQEAVRLAERYGSAQSARFVNGVVDALARRMGRL from the coding sequence ATGGCCCGCATCGAGAGCCGCGCGCGCGGCCGCGCGCTGCAGGCGCTGTACGCCTGGGACGTGCGCGGCCAGGAAGGGCTGGAGCGCGTGGCGACGACGGTGTGGGACGACCTCGCGATCGGGCCCGAGGAGCGCAAGTTCGCGTCGCAGATCGTCGGTGTCGTGATGCGGCAGGGCGCGGACATCGACGCCGCGCTGACCGAGGTCACCGCCAACTGGCGGCTGGAGCGCTTGGGCGCGATCGAGCGGTGCGTGCTGCGCCTGGCGGCCGCGGAGCTCATTCGCGGCGAGACGCCGCCGAAGGTCGTGATCCAGGAGGCCGTGCGCCTCGCGGAGCGCTACGGCAGCGCGCAGAGCGCGCGCTTCGTGAACGGCGTGGTGGACGCGCTGGCGCGTCGCATGGGACGGCTTTGA
- a CDS encoding PTS system mannose/fructose/N-acetylgalactosamine-transporter subunit IIB yields MPVEIYRIDDRLIHGQVVVGWGRPLDIGFIVLVDDEVAASEWEQELYRMGVPPEMEVFFHDVDDAARVHARYRTDPRHGIVLTGDVDTMRRLVQAVAVADPAGAIRDVNVGGIHHRPGRAQRLRFVFVTPDEERELRALAAGGVNVSAQDVPSGRPVPLDDVLSGRGID; encoded by the coding sequence GTGCCCGTTGAGATCTACCGGATCGACGACCGCCTGATCCACGGACAGGTGGTGGTGGGGTGGGGACGACCGCTCGACATCGGCTTCATCGTCCTCGTGGACGACGAGGTCGCGGCCAGCGAGTGGGAGCAGGAGCTCTACCGCATGGGCGTGCCGCCGGAGATGGAGGTCTTCTTCCACGACGTGGACGACGCGGCGCGCGTGCACGCGCGCTATCGCACCGATCCGCGCCACGGCATCGTGCTCACCGGCGACGTCGACACGATGCGGCGCCTCGTGCAGGCGGTCGCCGTCGCCGATCCCGCGGGGGCGATCCGCGACGTGAACGTCGGCGGCATCCACCACCGCCCGGGGCGCGCGCAGCGGCTGCGCTTCGTCTTCGTCACGCCGGACGAGGAGCGCGAGCTGCGCGCGCTCGCTGCGGGGGGCGTGAACGTCAGCGCGCAGGACGTGCCGAGCGGGCGTCCCGTGCCGCTCGACGACGTGCTGTCGGGGCGCGGGATCGACTGA
- a CDS encoding PTS sugar transporter subunit IIC, which produces MSPDGDLLRLAFLGALLGLDVVSFPQAQVSRPLVAATLAGALVGDSMAGLLVGAVLELFALETLPVGASRYPEWGSAAVVGGGLFAQQASSSAGALCLSVLAGLATAWVSGESMVLLRRLNGQLARAHLDRLAAGSARSVVGLQMAGLGGDLVRGFALTVAALGIAQPLVRLAIGTWGVDQRWSQAFVVTLAAIVAGGAVWKLVHAVPRARWLFLGGLVVGLVAMWLW; this is translated from the coding sequence GTGAGCCCCGACGGCGACCTGCTCCGGCTGGCGTTCCTCGGCGCGCTGCTGGGCCTCGACGTGGTCAGCTTCCCGCAGGCCCAGGTCTCGCGGCCGCTCGTCGCGGCGACCCTGGCCGGCGCGCTCGTCGGCGACTCGATGGCGGGGCTGCTGGTCGGCGCGGTGCTGGAGCTGTTCGCGCTCGAGACGCTCCCCGTGGGCGCGTCGCGCTATCCGGAGTGGGGCTCGGCCGCGGTGGTGGGCGGCGGGCTGTTCGCGCAGCAGGCGAGCAGCTCGGCGGGCGCGCTCTGCCTCAGCGTGCTCGCGGGGCTCGCGACCGCCTGGGTCAGCGGCGAGTCGATGGTGCTGCTGCGCCGCCTCAACGGCCAGCTCGCGCGCGCGCACCTCGACCGGCTGGCCGCGGGCTCGGCGCGCAGCGTCGTCGGGCTGCAGATGGCGGGGCTCGGTGGGGATCTCGTGCGCGGCTTCGCGCTCACGGTCGCGGCGCTCGGCATCGCGCAGCCGCTGGTGCGGCTCGCGATCGGCACGTGGGGCGTGGACCAGCGCTGGTCGCAGGCGTTCGTCGTCACGCTGGCCGCGATCGTCGCCGGCGGCGCGGTCTGGAAGCTCGTGCACGCCGTGCCGCGCGCCCGCTGGCTCTTCCTGGGCGGGCTGGTGGTCGGACTCGTGGCGATGTGGCTGTGGTGA
- a CDS encoding HPr family phosphocarrier protein, which produces MMVEPPMTIERSVQIINKLGVHARPAAEIVKAAARFKSDITISRDDMEVNGKSIMGVMMLAAECGSTITLRASGPDASEAVAAIESLVHAKFGET; this is translated from the coding sequence ATGATGGTCGAACCCCCGATGACGATCGAACGCTCGGTCCAGATCATCAACAAGCTGGGCGTGCACGCGCGCCCGGCGGCGGAGATCGTGAAGGCCGCCGCCCGGTTCAAGAGCGACATCACCATCTCGCGCGACGACATGGAGGTCAACGGCAAGAGCATCATGGGCGTCATGATGCTCGCCGCCGAGTGCGGGTCGACCATCACGCTGCGCGCGAGCGGGCCCGACGCCTCCGAGGCGGTCGCCGCCATCGAATCGCTGGTCCACGCCAAGTTCGGGGAGACGTAG
- the ribD gene encoding bifunctional diaminohydroxyphosphoribosylaminopyrimidine deaminase/5-amino-6-(5-phosphoribosylamino)uracil reductase RibD — protein MTTALPTETSSADARFMRRALQLARRGRGWTAPNPMVGAVVVRDGVVVGEGWHERYGGPHAEVHALRAAGAAAQGATVYVTLEPCNHHGKTPPCTDALLAAGVARVVIAVADPMPLAAGGADRLRAAGVRVDVGVLASEARELNASFLHAAIGAERPWVTLKLALSLDGALADHTRGPGWLTGPTARRAVHRMRADRDAVAVGIGTALADDPGLTVRHATPPRVPPLRVVFDRTLRLPLDGQLVRTAREVPVAVVCGPTADPARAAALAAAGVTVLPARDARDGLRLLRRDHDVRDLMVEGGAGLAGALWRQGLVDRLVIFQAPVVLGDDTVRPFAGVTGLRAATAPRLPVVARRAVGDDLMTVYAVHPAPGAGPESRTGHAT, from the coding sequence GTGACGACGGCCCTCCCGACGGAGACGTCGTCCGCCGACGCGCGCTTCATGCGCCGCGCGCTGCAGCTCGCGCGGCGCGGCCGGGGATGGACGGCGCCGAACCCGATGGTCGGCGCCGTCGTCGTTCGCGATGGCGTCGTCGTGGGCGAAGGCTGGCACGAGCGCTACGGCGGCCCGCACGCCGAGGTGCACGCGCTGCGCGCCGCGGGCGCGGCGGCGCAGGGCGCGACCGTCTACGTCACGCTCGAGCCCTGCAACCACCACGGCAAGACGCCGCCGTGCACCGACGCGCTGCTGGCCGCGGGCGTGGCGCGCGTGGTGATCGCCGTCGCCGACCCGATGCCGCTCGCCGCGGGCGGCGCCGATCGCCTGCGCGCCGCGGGCGTGCGGGTGGACGTCGGCGTGCTGGCGTCCGAGGCGCGCGAGCTCAACGCGTCGTTCCTGCACGCCGCGATCGGCGCCGAGCGGCCCTGGGTGACGCTCAAGCTCGCGCTGTCGCTGGACGGCGCGCTGGCCGACCACACGCGCGGACCCGGCTGGCTCACGGGGCCCACCGCGCGCCGCGCCGTCCACCGCATGCGCGCGGACCGCGACGCGGTCGCCGTCGGGATCGGCACCGCGCTCGCCGACGACCCCGGCCTCACCGTGCGCCACGCGACGCCGCCGCGCGTGCCGCCGCTGCGCGTCGTCTTCGACCGGACGCTGCGGCTGCCGCTGGACGGCCAGCTCGTGCGCACCGCCCGCGAGGTGCCCGTGGCGGTCGTCTGCGGCCCGACGGCCGATCCCGCGCGCGCCGCCGCGCTCGCGGCGGCCGGGGTGACGGTGCTCCCCGCGCGCGACGCCCGCGACGGGCTCCGGCTGCTGCGCCGCGATCACGACGTCCGCGACCTGATGGTCGAGGGTGGGGCCGGGCTCGCCGGCGCGCTCTGGAGGCAGGGGCTGGTGGACCGGCTGGTTATCTTCCAGGCGCCGGTCGTGCTGGGCGACGACACCGTTCGACCGTTCGCCGGCGTGACGGGCCTGCGCGCGGCGACCGCGCCGCGCCTGCCCGTGGTCGCCCGCCGCGCCGTCGGCGACGACCTGATGACCGTGTACGCCGTCCACCCCGCGCCGGGCGCGGGTCCGGAGAGCCGGACGGGGCACGCCACCTAG
- the hprK gene encoding HPr(Ser) kinase/phosphatase — MKLTVRQLLDRLGTTLPLEQIGDPVGLERQITSPEAASPGLVLSGYFNRFPHERIQVFGETEVTYLNSRDAASRRAALETFFSFPIPCVFITKGQEAPEGFLELAGRSGVAVLRTACKTAEFYRLIKPLLTEEFAPTVTLHGSLADVFGVGLFFTGQSGIGKSECVLDLVERGHRLVADDLVIVKRRGNDVLIGRGHELQRHFMEIRGIGLIDIPAIFGIRAVRQQKRLEVVVHLEEWNQEAVVDRTGLDGETHTILDVELPQIRVPLNPGKNITVIAEVIAMNHLLRYSGVNPAEAFNQRLITRMRAASGDGDGQAPRAPAGIAHAHEADLRRYLQEDDE; from the coding sequence GTGAAGCTGACGGTACGCCAGCTGCTCGACCGGCTGGGCACGACGCTGCCGCTCGAGCAGATCGGCGATCCCGTCGGCCTCGAACGCCAGATCACGAGCCCCGAGGCGGCCAGCCCGGGGCTCGTCCTGTCGGGCTACTTCAACCGCTTCCCGCACGAGCGCATCCAGGTCTTCGGCGAGACGGAGGTCACGTACCTCAACTCGCGCGACGCCGCGTCGCGTCGCGCCGCGCTGGAGACGTTCTTCTCGTTCCCGATCCCCTGCGTGTTCATCACGAAGGGGCAGGAGGCACCCGAGGGCTTCCTGGAGCTCGCGGGCCGCAGCGGCGTCGCGGTGCTGCGCACGGCGTGCAAGACGGCGGAGTTCTACCGCCTCATCAAGCCGCTGCTCACCGAGGAGTTCGCGCCGACGGTGACGCTGCACGGATCGCTCGCGGACGTCTTCGGCGTCGGCCTGTTCTTCACCGGGCAGAGCGGCATCGGCAAGAGCGAGTGCGTGCTCGATCTCGTGGAGCGCGGGCATCGGCTCGTGGCCGACGACCTGGTGATCGTGAAGCGGCGCGGCAACGACGTGCTGATCGGCCGTGGGCACGAGCTGCAGCGGCACTTCATGGAGATCCGCGGCATCGGGCTGATCGACATCCCGGCGATCTTCGGCATCCGCGCGGTGCGTCAGCAGAAGCGCCTCGAGGTCGTCGTGCACCTCGAGGAGTGGAACCAGGAGGCGGTGGTCGATCGCACGGGGCTCGACGGCGAGACGCACACGATCCTCGACGTCGAGCTGCCGCAGATCCGCGTGCCGCTCAATCCCGGCAAGAACATCACGGTGATCGCCGAGGTGATCGCCATGAACCACCTGCTGCGCTACAGCGGCGTGAACCCGGCGGAGGCGTTCAACCAGCGCCTGATCACGCGCATGCGCGCCGCGTCGGGCGACGGCGACGGCCAGGCGCCGCGCGCACCGGCCGGCATCGCGCACGCGCACGAGGCGGACCTCCGCCGCTATCTCCAGGAAGATGACGAGTAG
- a CDS encoding riboflavin synthase: protein MFTGLVDDVGLIERVEETEAGREFRIRSRYTGLVEGESIACDGVCLTVRGFGATEDGSWFTVAAVVPTLGRTALGRWTEGRRVNLERAMRAGDRLGGHLVQGHVDGVGIVRAVERQGDAWLIDVDVPAEIDPLLVPHGSITIDGVSLTVNALPAPGVLQLSIIEYTHRHTTLGLRQPGDPVHVEADMIGKHVQRLLAPYLASLSRV, encoded by the coding sequence GTGTTCACCGGACTGGTCGACGACGTCGGACTGATCGAGCGGGTGGAGGAGACGGAGGCGGGGCGCGAGTTCCGCATCCGCAGCCGCTACACGGGGCTCGTGGAGGGAGAGAGCATCGCCTGCGACGGCGTCTGCCTCACGGTGCGCGGGTTCGGCGCGACGGAGGACGGCAGCTGGTTCACCGTCGCCGCCGTCGTCCCCACGCTCGGCCGCACGGCGCTGGGGCGCTGGACCGAGGGGCGCCGCGTCAACCTCGAGCGCGCCATGCGTGCGGGCGACCGCCTCGGCGGCCACCTGGTCCAGGGGCACGTCGACGGCGTCGGCATCGTTCGCGCGGTGGAGCGGCAGGGCGACGCGTGGCTCATCGACGTCGACGTGCCGGCCGAGATCGACCCGCTGCTGGTGCCGCACGGCTCCATCACGATCGACGGCGTCAGCCTGACCGTGAACGCGCTGCCCGCGCCGGGCGTGCTGCAGCTCTCCATCATCGAGTACACGCACCGCCACACCACGCTGGGGCTGCGGCAGCCGGGCGATCCGGTGCACGTCGAGGCCGACATGATCGGCAAGCACGTGCAGCGGCTGCTCGCGCCGTACCTCGCGTCTCTTTCCAGGGTTTGA
- a CDS encoding PTS sugar transporter subunit IIA: protein MTSSATDAASDAPTPGAPTAAALAVVAGHGDFAAGLISAVAQITGRGDLLLPVTNRGLGPAEIDAALREAVQHASVRVIFTDLPAGSCTIASRRLLRERPDLRLVTGANLPAVLDFVMASDPAPSDAAVEAPAATEAQAQALARAVERGRGALVVVAPPAAPASPPLATSTAAPGPEVGGAR from the coding sequence ATGACGAGTAGCGCCACGGACGCCGCCTCGGACGCGCCCACGCCGGGTGCGCCCACGGCGGCCGCGCTGGCGGTCGTCGCCGGCCACGGCGACTTCGCGGCGGGGCTCATCTCCGCCGTCGCGCAGATCACCGGGCGCGGCGACCTGCTGCTGCCGGTCACGAACCGCGGGCTCGGCCCCGCGGAGATCGACGCCGCGCTGCGCGAGGCGGTGCAGCATGCGTCGGTGCGCGTGATCTTCACCGACCTGCCGGCCGGCAGCTGCACCATCGCGTCGCGCCGGCTGCTGCGCGAGCGACCGGACCTGCGCCTCGTCACCGGCGCGAACCTGCCGGCCGTCCTCGACTTCGTGATGGCGAGCGATCCAGCGCCGTCCGACGCCGCGGTCGAAGCGCCGGCAGCCACGGAGGCGCAGGCGCAGGCGCTCGCGCGCGCGGTGGAGCGCGGGCGCGGCGCGCTCGTCGTCGTCGCGCCGCCCGCGGCACCGGCATCGCCCCCGCTGGCCACGTCCACCGCTGCACCCGGCCCGGAGGTCGGCGGTGCCCGTTGA
- a CDS encoding HPF/RaiA family ribosome-associated protein, whose protein sequence is MSAPAGVSQRGAEEGSPLHIVFQIHHADASETLQQKAARAIEKLATRLRGAVDATVRIAGDGAMQRVDITLRRPRRKALVAAGSDRQVDGALAQALAALESQIAHVRAAGLRRVRRLMDGGRPDARPARARRIAAGNAADAAAAAAVPMVLLTVEGGAEGALEA, encoded by the coding sequence ATGAGCGCGCCCGCTGGCGTGTCGCAGCGGGGCGCGGAGGAGGGTAGCCCATTGCACATCGTCTTCCAGATCCATCACGCGGACGCGAGCGAGACCCTGCAGCAGAAGGCGGCGCGGGCCATCGAGAAGCTCGCGACGAGGCTGCGCGGCGCGGTGGACGCGACGGTGCGCATCGCCGGCGACGGCGCGATGCAGCGGGTGGACATCACGCTGCGCCGGCCCCGCCGCAAGGCGCTGGTGGCGGCGGGCTCCGACCGCCAGGTGGATGGGGCGCTCGCGCAGGCGCTGGCCGCGCTGGAGTCGCAGATCGCGCACGTGCGCGCGGCCGGGCTGCGCCGCGTGCGCCGGCTGATGGACGGCGGCCGGCCCGACGCGCGGCCGGCGCGCGCCCGCCGCATCGCGGCCGGCAACGCGGCCGACGCGGCGGCGGCCGCCGCCGTGCCCATGGTCCTGCTGACGGTCGAGGGTGGGGCCGAGGGGGCGCTCGAAGCGTGA
- a CDS encoding glycosyltransferase family 4 protein, whose protein sequence is MRILLVNWQDRENPQAGGAEIHLHEVYGRVAALGHEVSLVCGGWPGCPARARLDGIDVYRVGTRQTFPFLARRFARRVVRPERFDVLVEDINKVPVYAGTWGAPRTVGLVPHLFGDTVFQEAPLPLAAAVWLAERPLPWAYRGMPFQAISESTAEDLAARGIPRELVRVIYCGIDARAFTPDASRRSPTPLFAYLGRLRRYKGVDLVIRAFARVQDPAARLVIAGSGDYRPELERLVDSLALSGRVEFLGFIGEAEKLDLLRRAWALAFASPKEGWGITNLEAAACATPVVASNSPGLRESVRDGETGFLVPHGDVAAMAARFEELAASPSLVATLGAQGRRFAETFTWERAAQETAAHLAEVVDA, encoded by the coding sequence TTGAGGATCCTGCTCGTCAACTGGCAGGACCGCGAGAACCCGCAGGCGGGCGGCGCCGAGATCCACCTGCACGAGGTGTACGGCCGCGTCGCGGCCCTCGGTCACGAGGTGTCGCTGGTGTGCGGCGGCTGGCCGGGCTGCCCGGCGCGCGCACGTCTCGACGGCATCGACGTGTACCGCGTGGGCACGCGGCAGACCTTCCCGTTCCTGGCCCGGCGCTTCGCGCGCCGCGTGGTGCGCCCGGAGCGCTTCGACGTGCTGGTCGAGGACATCAACAAGGTCCCCGTGTACGCGGGCACGTGGGGCGCGCCGCGGACGGTGGGGCTGGTGCCGCACCTGTTCGGCGACACGGTGTTCCAGGAGGCGCCGCTGCCGCTGGCCGCCGCCGTCTGGCTGGCCGAGCGGCCACTCCCGTGGGCGTACCGCGGCATGCCCTTCCAGGCCATCAGCGAGAGCACCGCGGAGGACCTGGCCGCGCGCGGCATCCCGCGCGAGCTGGTCCGCGTGATCTACTGCGGGATCGACGCGCGGGCGTTCACGCCCGACGCCTCGCGCCGGTCGCCGACGCCGCTCTTCGCGTATCTGGGCCGGCTGCGGCGCTACAAGGGCGTGGACCTGGTGATCCGGGCGTTCGCGCGGGTGCAGGACCCCGCGGCGCGGCTCGTCATCGCCGGCAGCGGGGACTACCGGCCCGAGCTCGAGCGGCTCGTGGACTCGCTTGCGCTCTCCGGGCGCGTCGAGTTTCTTGGGTTCATCGGCGAGGCCGAGAAGCTGGACCTGTTGCGCCGTGCCTGGGCGCTCGCGTTCGCGTCGCCGAAGGAGGGGTGGGGGATCACGAACCTCGAAGCCGCCGCGTGCGCCACGCCGGTCGTCGCCTCCAATTCGCCAGGGCTCCGCGAGAGCGTCCGCGACGGCGAGACCGGCTTCCTCGTCCCCCACGGGGACGTCGCCGCGATGGCCGCCCGCTTCGAGGAGCTGGCCGCCTCCCCCTCGCTGGTCGCGACGCTCGGCGCGCAGGGCCGACGGTTCGCCGAGACGTTCACGTGGGAGCGCGCCGCGCAGGAGACGGCCGCGCATCTCGCCGAGGTGGTCGACGCATGA
- a CDS encoding PTS system mannose/fructose/sorbose family transporter subunit IID: protein MSAATPRDPGPSAAPVPPSPPPRATPVALPFGTRASIFLRLLAIQASWNYEILLGTGIGFCTEPALRLLPGGKGGPAYRAALARHSQYFNAHPYLAAVAVGALIRAELDGTPPARIERFRTALCGPLGSVGDRLVWAAWLPFCSLVGLLLFGLGAGPGWVVGGFLVLYNVGHFALRAWGLRVGLERGMQVAGALGNPVLRYGPQWLSQAAAFTGGAALPLALSRAVGSGRVLLGGVVATVVIGAVLITRLHGRVEGWRVAIGALAAFVLYSLLR from the coding sequence GTGAGCGCCGCGACGCCCCGCGATCCCGGGCCGTCCGCGGCGCCGGTGCCGCCGTCGCCGCCCCCGCGCGCGACGCCGGTCGCCCTGCCGTTCGGTACCCGGGCCTCTATCTTCCTGCGGCTGCTCGCCATCCAGGCCTCGTGGAACTACGAGATCCTGCTCGGCACGGGCATCGGCTTCTGCACGGAGCCGGCGCTGCGTCTGCTGCCGGGCGGGAAGGGCGGACCGGCGTACCGCGCCGCGCTGGCGCGGCACAGCCAGTACTTCAACGCCCATCCGTACCTGGCGGCGGTCGCGGTGGGCGCGCTGATCCGCGCGGAGCTCGACGGAACGCCGCCCGCGCGCATCGAGCGGTTCCGCACGGCGCTGTGCGGACCGCTCGGCAGCGTGGGAGACCGGCTCGTCTGGGCGGCGTGGCTTCCGTTCTGCTCGCTCGTGGGGCTGCTGCTGTTCGGGCTCGGCGCGGGACCGGGGTGGGTGGTGGGGGGCTTCCTCGTGCTCTACAACGTCGGCCACTTCGCGCTGCGCGCGTGGGGGCTGCGCGTGGGGCTCGAGCGCGGGATGCAGGTGGCGGGCGCGCTCGGCAACCCGGTGCTGCGCTACGGCCCGCAGTGGCTTAGCCAGGCCGCCGCGTTCACGGGCGGTGCGGCGCTGCCGCTCGCGCTCTCGCGCGCGGTCGGCTCGGGCCGCGTGCTCCTCGGTGGCGTCGTCGCGACGGTCGTGATCGGCGCCGTGCTCATCACACGCCTGCACGGCCGGGTCGAGGGATGGCGCGTCGCCATCGGCGCGCTCGCGGCCTTCGTCCTCTACTCGCTCCTCCGATGA